The genomic window TGTCGCGATGCACGGTGAACTTGGCAGCACGGCAGCGCGCAGGGCAGGCGGCAGCGTGGCACGGCCGCACGACAGCGGCGGCGGCCTCACACGGCAGCGCCCATGACTATTCCCATGGCACACGGCCAGCCCAGCATGGCAACACGTGGGTGCTCATGAGGCGCACCGACGTGGCGACGTCGACCACTGACGCGCGGTGACCACGTCCACGCGGGGGAAGCAAACCGGAAACATGATGTGCACGGATTTTAAAGCTTCTACCGCGACCAAACCGTTACTCCTAAACATAAATTGTCTTCGctacactcaagatggtatatgaggctacttaatcaagctataacactacatcgCTCTTTAACCCAATTCCTCAATAtagtttgctaaacatagcaatgtctaactgtcaacagacttgaaaatttttctaagttttgagttgaactctatttcaaattgcatttctaagctattggaaatattagctagcaaggttatttttcaacagcaagtattttaTCATCTTCTACAAAGTTCacactccaaactttatttaagccccatataTAAGTTCTATAGTAATTTTACTCAATAAAAATTGATTTACAACCATACTTGATAATTGTATGAATCATGGAGTAACTTTTCGTTTTGCATTCTTATTGATCGTTTTGGTTGAAATACTTCACCTATTCATTTCATCACATGCATTAccccataagtatgatgctcatgacgtgTTTTAGTAAATGGTTTagagtgtaacaccgagggtgttacagttgcTTCACTCTCTTACACAAAAAAATGTTGCTTCACTCTCGCTATCAACTAATCCCAATCAATGGAGGAAAGCCAAGGTCCCTTGTCCCTGTCGTCGGCCTCGACCATCGCTACCCTCACCGGTGATCATACTGTCTACACCCATCCTCCCCTAACCTAATCCCAATCTGAGGAGGAAAGCTTGTGCTCCTCGTCCATGCCACCGTCTTCACCCAACTAGATGTCCTTGCTTGCTCAGCGGTGTCGCTACTGCTTTGGTCACACCCCTCCAACTGCCATCCCCCCTgaagggactgtgacgcctaagagaagTTGAATTAGGTCACTTAAAATCAAAGGACAAAAGCCActtattttaattatataaaagcaTGTATAGATATTTCATAGAAATACCTaaattaaattaagtcaaattgTATTTGAATTAGAAAACCAAGATAAAACAAAaccatattttttataaatctagtttcataatcattaatcaagttaggacttaatttataaaattgagaACCATTTAACATATTAAACATACATGTAGATTACGTCATTATGAATCTAACATAACTGAAAGGGATAAAACCGAGCTAAAACGAAGATTCTACTTATAAGTCTAATGGTAGTTTTGTAATTACtaaaacttatttttgaattaaaacaaaatCAAATCCAATTTTTAAAATAGGCCAGGGACGGAGGGTTACGTGTTTCAAAAAGACAGGGGGCATTTTgaaagaaaacaaattaaacagaaTTATTTTTGAACAGAAAAGGGATGCCGGTTTGATTCGAAGAAAGTAGGAGGCCTCTTTTGAAAAACGGCCACGATTGACCAGGTCGACCGGGTCCACGCTGACGTGGAGAATTTGTTGGCCTACGTGAACCGGCTGACGCGGGGACAGTGGACTGAGAccatgggtccacggtggaccgaagGGGTACAAGGATGGCCGATCTAATCATGGTTCGGGGAGTTTGGTTGTCGGTACAAGGTTCCCGGCGGCGGACACCATGGCCGGAGAGCTCGGTTCTTCATTGGAACGGCGTTTTTGGTGTTGGCTAGCTACAGAGCTTTCACGGGATGGAAGAGTAGAGTGGAGCATGGCTGATACATCTAAGGCGTTGGCGATGATGGCCAGAGAGCAGTGACGGCATAGGGTTCCTCGGAGCGGTTTGGGTTTGCCGGTGTACCATCGATGACTTCGCGAGAAACGAAAcagggtgagagagagagagagacacggGTACCATCCGCTTCCTTACCGTCGTGCGAAGCCCGGTAGATCGGTCTTGACGACGGTGATGCAGCGGACAAGCAGATCAAAGTGGTGGCGCTTCTAGGGTTTGGGAGCTCGGTGAAGCGGCTAGGGCTTAAGGCGGTGGCTCAGAGGCGGCTAGATGAGGGCGGCGCGGTGTAGTGGTACGGATTTGATATCCTAGGGCGGCGCCGTGTATGGAATGGAGGAGATCAAGCTCTAATCGATCTCGGCCGAAAAAGGAAGGGCGCCGTGTCCAAAAAGGAAAGGAAGAAGGAAGGAGACGGTGGTGTCtctgacgtgtggggcccaccGGTCAGCAGAAGAGGAAACACGGGACCACATGACAGCgactaggagagagagggagggtgcTCACGTGGGCTTGGCTTCCTGCTGGGCTGCAGCCTTGCTAGGCCTCACGGTTAGGAGAGCGGAAGTGGGAGAGAGTGGGCCGGAGGGGGTTGTCGCCTGGGCCTCGTCCTCGCTGGGCTGAAGAGGGAAAGGGAGAAGGTGGGTTGCGGCCTTGCACGAAAAATGGCAGGTGGACCAAGAACTAAGGGAGAGAGCGTTgagagggcatgggccttcgggccaaaactAAGAGAGGGAgggtttctttttttctttttccttttccttttatttcaaagcctttTTCAAACTCACTTTCAAAAGCTTTTTGAATCATTTTGAGTTTTGGTCAAAAACACTAATCACAATAAATTATATTTGCcacatgaatgcaagaacaatcttgctacaccctatgataaattttaatttaaagaaaactaTCGTTTTCCTATGTTTCATGGGCACAAAGATTCACCATCAAATCAATTTAATTCTATTTCaaaaagaagcaaattttagtgTGTTACAAATTATTCTACGAAATTATAAATTTTTAAACAAAACAAAATCCCACTCCACCTCATATACTTATAATGTTAAATTAGTTGGGTGCCAAATGTGGTAGTTGTAATCCTCCCATTGACTAAATGCTCAGATAAATTACCGTTTAGCTCATTTAATCATGCCTAACTTGATTTTGTTTAACAGTCTAACCGTTTAAAGCCTAAATGACACGTTTCCCGTTTAAATGTCGTGTAAAATGACTAAACAATTGGAGGAGAATAGTGGTTTTTATCTAAATATGCACTAGTTTTTTTCTTAGTATTGCTATCTCTAATACCAAAGAGTTTTACACCCCGTGTTTCAATCCTATCTACTACGTAGCAAGTTAGACTCAAAACCAAAGGGCGAAAGAACATAAATGTGGAATACAAAGGGTCAAGGAATGCAAATTACCGCACAACGATGCTTTTAATAAGGTATCAGAAAAGCTCACACTTTGCTTTAGTCCTTGCTAAAGACCCTCCACAAGGATGTCTTGCAAGGTCCAAGCTCCTAGTCAAGTAACTCAACAGATACTCATGGACCTTCCTAACATGTAAGTGGGCCTCCACCACACCTCTCCCAAATGCTCTCCAATGTCTCCACTTTGTAGAGTTTGGGCCAAAACATCGAGGGCCTCTCCTTCCTTGAACACCACCAATGATCATGCTCCACAAACACATTCGGAGTGATCTCGTACAATCTTGGTGCATGCAACGACACAAGCAGTGGTATCCAAGAGGCATGCACTTTGATAGAATCTAATTCTAAATTATTACTTTGTATTTTGTATTCgggtgatcttgcaagacttaaAGACTCCATAATGTACAAAACCTTGGTGCGCACAATGGCACGAGCAACTATTGTCAAGAGGAATGCACTTTTGATAGAATCTGAATCTAAATTATTCACTTTGTATTCTGTATCAGAAGATATTTGTATTTGTGTTCTTGTGTAGTTGTGCCACAAAAAGTATGGTAAACTTTGATATTCTTGTCCAATTTCCATGCTGACCTTATCTATTTTCCAATTCCATGCTGACCTTATCTATTTTCCAATTCCATGCTTACCCTACCTATTTCCACGTAAGCAGTGTCGTCTTTTGGTCGCGAGCTGCTAGGAAAAGGGTACTGATCTGAAACGTATTGTGGTGGGATTTATATTCTATAAAATAAAACACAAAATTGCAAAAATGTCTGTGCGTGAAAAGGTCTCTAGCTCTGACAACGGAGAGGAATGCAATAAAATTCTAGCCCAACGGATAGTGCAGATTTACGCAAGtttcgaagaagaagaagaacaaataaTCGCCAAATTCATGAGCTGTCTACTCTCAACGATTGATCTCGCTCCATTTCAAACGCACGCAAACGCTGTCAGCTTGTCACGTGTGTTACGTGAGAGTGAAGAGCAGGCAACGCCGCCACGGTACGTCTCCTCTTGCCGCCTGCCTCTTGCGTCCTCCGCCTCTTTTCCTGCTCGCTGGCAGCCGCGGTGTCCGATCGATCGAGACTCGAGAGGGAGAGTGAGCCCGAGGGGAGAGACCCAACCAGCTGCAGGGATTGGTCGGGTTCCGCTCCGCCTTGGGAGAGGCCCAAGAGATGGGCGGCGCTGCGGCGGGTACCAAGTGGATCCACCACATCCATCGCCTCAGCGCGGTGAAGGtgtcggcggaggcggtggaACGGGGCCAGAGCCGCGTCATCGACGCCTCCCTCACCCTCATCCGCGAGCGCGCAAAGCTCAAGGTCAGTCCATCCCTCAAGATCCCTTTTTTGTTTCTTGGCTTTTCCCCTTATCCCTGTAATATATACACTGTGCCCGCTCTTGTTCTTCTGAATATTCCATTCCATCCGAACATGCGATCCGAGTCGATTAGGATTCTGTTCGGCCCGGCATTTCGATCCCTTCAGCTACGAATAATCAATCAGATATTGTCGATCGGAATCCAGACGAGCCTCCTTTTTTtccccttttcctttttctttcacATGTGGGGTGATGCTGCAGGCTTACATTATAATACTAACTAGTAATACGGTTAGAGTAAACAAATCCCTGTGCTTCAGAACGTAGTCGGCAACATTTGCTGCTCGGGCTACTTCCTCCTCCCTATGCATTTCACATATTAGTTTTCTGTTCAGAACAGGTACTGACCAGAAGGCAACCAAAATTCAGAACTGAATCGCCTCTACTCTAATTCTCTATGTTACTCCTCTTTACATGCAAGAAACAGTGCAGGAGGCAGCATAAGTAGAGTTGAAACttcccaatttttttttttttttttgacacctgAAACTTCCCAATTGTTTACTTGCTGAGTATGTATTTAGCATGGGCCGTCCCATGTGATTGCTACAGTGCAGTTTGGTCCGACCTGTCATTAGCAAATTGCTTAGTGTAGACACATTTGCTTACACTAGTGAACCTTGAAAAAGTAATTCAGAGGGTATTCCCGGATACATAGACTTGAATGCTGTGTTCCCACATGTTTTTCCAACCATTGGGGAAACAATATATTCAGTAGCTTGCTTTCAGTTACACAATTTGAGTCTTTTAAAACCTATAATATGATTCCTTATACTGACAACTTGAGTAGGATATGAAGCTGCCATGCACACACACCCTATTTTATACTTGCTTCAGAAAAAATCTAGTATTCAGATAGTTTAAAATGTCTTTCATCTAGAAAGCAGGCCTCATATATAAGACAGAAGAGTGCAGAAAAATTCTTGCTCCGAAAATAATATTTGTTTTCTCTTTTGATGCTTCACTCTGTTCCATGTTGTGATGAAGTTCCAGTTCTTGTTGTTTGTTACATCTATATTACCTCTaaaaacagttttttttttcaccATTAGGAAAAGCAACCTGTAGCCTTTTCTGACACTCCTTTTCAGTTTATCTGATAATCGAGTCTTTCAAGATCTATAATATGGTTCTTAAATAATGACATTAGTAAGATATGGTCAAAACTGACATTGCGCAACCTCGAGTAATTATTTGCTTCAGAAGATGGAACCTAAGACTGATAGTTTTAAAGTGTTCCATTTGGAATGGCAAGCCTCACATGTAATATTGCCATATCTGGACGAAGGGTGCATAAAAAGTTGAAAATATCTTGTTCTTATTTTCTAAGTGCTTCACTCTGTTCCAGTTTGTGATTAAAACACTGTACACATTAATGTGTACATGGAACAAGGAAAAGTTCTATACAACCTCTGTGGATAGAACTTAGATTTTCTTCAGAAATAGCTGCTTTTGCTTTTGTTGTAATGTATACTTGTTCTTTGTGCAGGCAGAGTTTCTACGTGCTCTGGGTGGCGTGAAAGCTTCAGCGTCGCTCTTAGGGGTCCCTCTTGGTCACAACTCGTCCTTTTTGCAAGGCCCTGCATTTGCTCCTCCACGCATAAGGGAGGCTATTTGGTGTGGAAGCACAAATTCTAGCACAGAGGAAGGTACATTTAATACTATTGAGCGCGCACTAAATGTAAGAaacaatacaacttatatgatcTTCCTGTTAAACAGGCAAAGAATTGAATGATCCTCGGGTGCTAACTGATGTCGGTGATGTCCCCATTCAAGAGATCCGTGACTGTGGCGTTGAAGATGACAGATTGATGCATGTAATTAGTGAGTCTGTTAAAACACTGATGGAGGAGGTAAGCATATTATACCATGATGAGTGCCTCATAATATTTTTTTGTTAATTATGCAAGATATTTACTTATGTTGGTATCACTAATGGTACACTTTTGGTTTCAATTCAGAGAGTTGAAAATGGTTTTGTTACATGTATGTAATAGCTCTGGTTTTCTGTTCTGTTTCACGTATTTATTCAGAGTGATGCACTGTTGTGTAGGAGCCTCTTCGACCGTTGGTGTTAGGAGGCGATCACTCGATATCTTATCCAGTGGTTAGGGCTGTGTCTGAAAAGCTTGGAGGACCTGTTGACATTCTTCATCTTGATGCACATCCAGATATCTATGATTGTTTTGAAGGGAACACTTATTCACATGCCTCTTCATTTGCTAGAATAATGGAAGGTGGTTATGCCAGGAGACTGCTACAGGTAATTGTGTTATTTTATCTAAGGGTTTCAAGTAAAATATCGATACTATTAATTAATGAAACGAGCATAATGTTGCTAGGTTAATacactgaaaaaaaaaatctgtcaTGTGCCTTTAGCTTCCAATATCCATCAATTTTGTACTAGGACAAGGGCTAGCATGGTTTAAATAATGCCTTACTGGATATCGCAGTTTTTATCATGCTATAGTTGCAATTTGTTTTCTTTCCTTGATTGAGTCGGCTCCAGGTTGATGCCCTTGACTTCGCTTTTGTGGCTGTCCTGTCACTAGTGTAAATACCAGTTTCTGCCACCCTTATCCTGATTCCAACATACTTCAGGTTGGATTGAGATCAATTACCAAAGAAGGGCATGAGCAAGGGAAGAGATTTGGTGTGGAACAGTATGAGATGCGAACCTTCTCAAAGGACCGAGAGAAGCTTGAGAATCTGGTAACATGCTTTAGTTTAATCATTTGAATGTATTTTTCTTGCTTTTATATCAACTCAAAATAGTGAAAACATAGATGATACATCCTATAAGATATGTGTTCACATTTTTATGCCTATTGTGTCCTTTTTCAAGTAACCTTCAGTTTAAATTGTCAACTTCAGTGGATATTCTCAGTTAACAAGCCATCGCCAATCTTAATTTAAAAGGAACTGTAATAACATTGGTGGttattgaatttttcaaatgtGCAGATTGTTAATAACTAAAACTCATGCTCAACTTACTCTTTCCCTGCAGAAACTTGGGGAAGGTGTAAAGGGAGTGTATGTCTCAGTTGATGTGGACTGCCTTGACCCAGCGTTCGCTCCTGGGGTCTCTCACATTGAACCAGGAGGCCTCTCGTTCCGCGATGTGCTCAACATCCTCCAGAATTTGCAGGGTGATGTTGTCGCCGCTGATGTGGTGGAGTTCAACCCACAGCGCGACACGGTGGATGGGATGACAGCCATGGTCGCCGCGAAACTGGTCCGGGAGCTCACTGCTAAGATCTCCAAGTGAGACGGTTAGGATCACACCATTCTTCTTGAAGCAAAGCGAAAGGGTGGATTTTGATGTCTCGTTGGTTGGTTTA from Miscanthus floridulus cultivar M001 chromosome 11, ASM1932011v1, whole genome shotgun sequence includes these protein-coding regions:
- the LOC136492930 gene encoding arginase 1, mitochondrial-like; translated protein: MGGAAAGTKWIHHIHRLSAVKVSAEAVERGQSRVIDASLTLIRERAKLKAEFLRALGGVKASASLLGVPLGHNSSFLQGPAFAPPRIREAIWCGSTNSSTEEGKELNDPRVLTDVGDVPIQEIRDCGVEDDRLMHVISESVKTLMEEEPLRPLVLGGDHSISYPVVRAVSEKLGGPVDILHLDAHPDIYDCFEGNTYSHASSFARIMEGGYARRLLQVGLRSITKEGHEQGKRFGVEQYEMRTFSKDREKLENLKLGEGVKGVYVSVDVDCLDPAFAPGVSHIEPGGLSFRDVLNILQNLQGDVVAADVVEFNPQRDTVDGMTAMVAAKLVRELTAKISK